A stretch of the Candidatus Nanopelagicales bacterium genome encodes the following:
- a CDS encoding GNAT family protein, which yields MPVAPVPVLTGRQVLLRPVAGADAGRLRAIRAHPAVHRWWGDAEPAFPGEDDSCLRWAVVVGDRVAGGDRVVGMVQACEEADPDYRHAGIDVFLDPEVHGRGLGRDTVATVARWLVEGRGHHRLVVDPAAANARAIACYAAVGFRRVGVLRRYERDAAGGGFRDGLLMEALAEDLVPEPFAEPAPPGPA from the coding sequence GTGCCGGTGGCGCCCGTTCCGGTGCTCACCGGTCGGCAGGTCCTGCTGCGGCCGGTGGCCGGTGCCGATGCCGGGCGGCTGCGGGCGATCCGCGCCCATCCTGCGGTGCACCGCTGGTGGGGTGACGCGGAGCCTGCGTTTCCCGGGGAGGACGACTCGTGCCTGAGGTGGGCAGTCGTCGTCGGGGATCGGGTCGCGGGCGGTGACCGGGTCGTGGGCATGGTGCAGGCCTGCGAGGAGGCCGACCCGGACTACCGGCACGCCGGGATCGACGTGTTCCTCGACCCGGAGGTGCACGGGCGCGGGCTGGGCCGCGACACGGTGGCGACCGTGGCCCGGTGGCTCGTCGAGGGGCGCGGCCACCACCGGCTGGTGGTCGATCCCGCAGCCGCGAACGCGCGGGCGATCGCGTGCTACGCCGCCGTGGGCTTCCGGCGGGTGGGGGTGCTGCGGCGCTACGAGCGGGACGCGGCCGGGGGCGGCTTCCGCGACGGCCTGCTGATGGAGGCCCTCGCCGAGGATCTCGTCCCAGAACCCTTCGCGGAACCGGCCCCTCCGGGCCCGGCCTAG
- the glmS gene encoding glutamine--fructose-6-phosphate transaminase (isomerizing), which translates to MCGIVGYVGEKQALEVVVAGLRRLEYRGYDSAGVAVVADDRLNVRKKAGKLANLEGLLGEDPLPQSTTGIGHTRWATHGGPTDANAHPHLSADGRVAIIHNGIIENFAELREELVAAGVQMASETDTEVVAHLLSAMLPETDDDLAEAMRRVARRLDGAFTLVAVTPDRPDVVVGARRNSPLVVGIGEGENFMASDVAAFVAHTKEALELGQDQVVELTRESVTVTDFDGAPAAVRAFTVDWDASAAEKGGYDLFMLKEIAEQPKAVADSLRGRIGRDGRLHMDEMRLSDVDLREIDKIVVVAAGTAFHAGLVAKYAIEHWTRIPVDVELASEFRYRDPIVDSRTLVIAISQSGETMDTLMALRHAREQGAKALAICNTVGSTIPRESDAVLYTYAGPEIAVASTKAFLTQIVAAYLVGLYLAQVRGNMFGDEIQSVLRDLSDMPSAVDLVLDTTGAVRELAQDLKDATSVLFLGRHVGYPVALEGALKLKELAYMHAEGFAAGELKHGPIALIEDGIPVVVVVPSPRGRSILHDKIVSNIQEVRARGARTVVIAEEGDEAVVPYADVLIRVPVVPTLMQPLVSTVPLQVFACEMATAKGHDVDQPRNLAKSVTVE; encoded by the coding sequence ATGTGCGGAATCGTGGGCTATGTCGGCGAGAAGCAGGCGCTCGAGGTCGTCGTGGCCGGGCTGCGGCGCCTGGAGTACCGCGGGTACGACTCCGCCGGCGTCGCCGTGGTCGCGGACGACCGGCTGAACGTACGGAAGAAGGCCGGCAAGCTGGCCAACCTGGAGGGGCTGCTCGGCGAGGACCCGCTGCCGCAGTCGACCACGGGCATCGGGCACACCCGGTGGGCCACCCACGGAGGCCCGACCGACGCCAACGCCCACCCGCACCTCAGCGCCGACGGCCGGGTCGCGATCATCCACAACGGGATCATCGAGAACTTCGCCGAGCTCCGCGAGGAGCTGGTGGCGGCGGGCGTGCAGATGGCGTCCGAGACCGACACCGAGGTCGTCGCCCACCTGCTCTCCGCGATGCTGCCCGAGACGGACGATGACCTCGCCGAGGCGATGCGCCGGGTGGCGCGCCGGCTCGACGGCGCGTTCACGCTCGTGGCGGTCACGCCCGACCGACCCGACGTCGTGGTGGGGGCGCGCCGGAACTCGCCGCTCGTCGTCGGTATCGGCGAGGGCGAGAACTTCATGGCCTCTGACGTGGCCGCGTTCGTCGCGCACACGAAGGAGGCACTCGAGCTCGGTCAGGACCAGGTGGTCGAACTGACTCGCGAGTCAGTCACGGTGACCGACTTCGACGGCGCCCCGGCCGCGGTGCGCGCGTTCACTGTCGACTGGGACGCGTCGGCCGCCGAGAAGGGCGGCTACGACCTGTTCATGCTCAAGGAGATCGCCGAGCAGCCGAAGGCGGTCGCCGACTCCCTGCGCGGTCGGATCGGGCGCGACGGCCGGCTGCACATGGACGAGATGCGGCTGTCCGACGTCGATCTGCGCGAGATCGACAAGATCGTGGTCGTGGCCGCAGGGACGGCGTTCCACGCCGGCCTGGTCGCGAAGTACGCCATCGAGCACTGGACCCGGATCCCGGTGGACGTCGAGCTCGCCAGCGAGTTCCGCTATCGCGACCCGATCGTGGACAGTCGCACGCTGGTCATCGCGATCTCGCAGTCCGGCGAGACGATGGACACGCTGATGGCCCTGCGGCACGCGCGCGAGCAGGGCGCGAAGGCGCTGGCCATCTGCAACACCGTCGGCTCGACCATCCCGCGCGAGTCCGACGCCGTGCTCTACACCTACGCCGGGCCGGAGATCGCGGTCGCGTCAACCAAGGCGTTCCTGACCCAGATCGTGGCGGCCTACCTGGTCGGGCTCTACCTGGCGCAGGTGCGCGGCAACATGTTCGGCGACGAGATCCAGTCGGTGCTGCGCGACCTGTCGGACATGCCGAGCGCCGTCGACCTGGTCCTCGACACCACGGGGGCCGTACGTGAGCTGGCGCAGGACCTCAAGGACGCGACCAGCGTGCTCTTCCTCGGCCGGCACGTGGGCTACCCGGTGGCGCTGGAGGGTGCGCTGAAGCTCAAGGAGCTGGCGTACATGCACGCCGAGGGCTTCGCGGCCGGCGAGCTCAAGCACGGACCGATCGCGCTGATCGAGGACGGCATCCCGGTGGTCGTGGTCGTGCCGTCCCCGCGCGGGCGCTCGATCCTGCACGACAAGATCGTGTCCAACATCCAGGAGGTGCGCGCCCGCGGTGCGCGGACCGTCGTGATCGCCGAGGAGGGCGACGAGGCGGTCGTGCCGTACGCCGACGTGCTGATCCGCGTCCCGGTCGTGCCCACGCTGATGCAGCCGCTGGTGTCGACCGTGCCGCTGCAGGTGTTCGCCTGCGAGATGGCCACCGCCAAGGGCCACGACGTCGACCAGCCGCGCAACCTGGCCAAGTCCGTCACGGTCGAGTAG